A segment of the Candidatus Methylomirabilota bacterium genome:
GATGGAAGCGCTTGGACACCCCCTCGATGCGGAGCCGCGTGCCGGTGGTCATCCGCCGAGCAACGAGCCGGCCTGGCCGAGGCTGCCCGCGTTGAGCCTTCGCATGGCCAGGCTCGCGAGCACCACGGCGAGGTAGACGAGGGCGATCACGAGCATCGAGAAGGCGGAGGCCTGCCCGAGCTCGAGATTGGTGATGCCTTCGAGGATGCGCACGGTCACGAGGGACCAGCTGAGGGAGACGAGGAAGATCGTCGCGCTGATCGCGGTCATGGCGCGGATGAAGAGCACGGTCATGCCGGCGAGCAGGGCCGGGCGAACCAATGGAAGGACGACGCGACGGAAGGTGACGTCACGGCGCGCGCCCAGACTCGACGACGCCTCCTCGATGGAGGGATCGATCTGCGCGAGCACCGCCGTCGTCGCACGGGTGCCCGCCAGGCTGTAGCGGAACACGTAGCAGACGACAAGGATGAAGGCCGTGCCCGTGAAGGCCAGCGGCGGGTCGTTGAAGGCGACCAGGTAGCCGATGCCGACGATGGTGCCGGGCAGCGCGTAGTTCATCATGGCCGCGAATTCCAGCGCGCGACGCCCGGGAAACTGGGTGCGCGCGACGAGGAAGCCCAGCACCACGGCAAAGAGGCCGCCGATGGGCATGCAGAGGACCGCGATGATCAGGGTGTCACGCACCGCCTTGAGCCCGCCGCTGAAGACGTGAGCGTAGTGCGCGAAGGAGAGGTGGTGGTCGGCCCCCAGCCCTTTCATGAGGGAGGCGGCGGCGATCAGCGCGTAGCAGACGAGCACGAAGAGCGCCACGGCGCCGCAGAGCACCCCGAGCCCGGTGATGGCGAGGGGGGAGAGGCTCTTGACTCGCGTGGCCGCGCCGACCTTGCCGGTCACCGTCACGTAGGAGCCGCCGCGCCGCTCGACCCACAGGCGCTGCCCCGCGAAGATGGCGAGGGCGGGCACGAGAAGGAGGAAACAGAGGGCGGCGCCGCCGCGCATGTCGTAGAGGCCGGTGATCTGCAGGAACGCCTGGGTAGGCAGCACCGGGAATCTGGTGCCCGCGAGAATCAGGGGCGTGGCGAAATCCGCCAGGGAGGCGGCGGACACGAGAAGAAACGCATTGGCGATCCCGGGAGTGGCGAGGGGAACGGTGACGGTCCTGAACACGCGCCAGCGCCGCGCCCCGAGGCTGAACGCGGAATCCTCGAGGTTCGGGTCGATGTTCGCGATGACGGCCTTGAGGGTGAGATACGCCACCGGGAAATAGGTCAGGGTCTCCGAGAGGAAGGTGCCGGAGAGGCCGTAGATATTGACCGTAGTCAGCCCGAACACGTGATACGAGATTATCCCGCGGGGCCCCAGCGCGAAGATGAGTGCGATGGCCGCCGTGAAGGGCGGCGAGATCAGGGGGAGAAGCACCACGGCGTCGAGGGCGCGGCCGAGCCACGTGGGCACACGGCCGCGCACCGCGAGCAGCGCGAAGGCGAAGCCGAGGGCGGTACCCGCGACCCCCACGAGGGCGGCGAGCAGGAGACTGTTGACGAGGGCCCGCCGATGCGTCCAGTCGCTGAGGAGACCGCGCACGGCATCCAGGCTCGGGCCCTCGTTCCAGAAGGTGAGGAAGAGGAGCCGCGAGAGCGGGTAGAGCACGAAGAGCAGCACCATCGCCCACACCACGATGACGGTGGGAAGAATGACGGGGTCGCGGGCGGCCTGGCCGTTCACCGGGCCCGCTTAGTCTCTGATGACCTCGTTGATCCAGCGTTCGACCAGGCGCTTGCGGTTCTTCCCCACCCACTCGAGATCGACGGGCAGGAGCTTCGCTTCCTTCATGAGCGCCTGCACGTCGGCGTCGATGCTGGCCCCGGGCAGGGTGGGCAGCATGTAGACGTTGTTCTTGTCGAGGAGGTCCTGCATCTCCTTGCTGAACGTCCACTCGATGAACTTCACGGCCGCCTCCCGATTCTTGGCGCCCTTGACGAGGGCGACCCCTTCAATGACGGCGGCCACGCCTTCCTTGGGGAAGGTCACGACCACGCCGTAGCCTTTCTTCTTCGCCTCCATGGCATCCGGCATGTGGGCGATGCACACGGTGGTCTGGCCGAGGGAGGCGGGCACCGTGCAGCCACCGCCGCTCTTCGTGTAGACCTGCACGTTCTTGTGCAGCTTCTTCTGGTAGTCGACGGTCTTCTCTTCGTCCTTCCCGAAGGCGTAGTAGATCGACAGGATGCGGGTAAGGGCGGTGCCCGACGTGCGCGCGTCGGCCGTCTGGATCTGGCCCTTGAAGGCGGGATCGAGGAGATCGTTCCACGAGGTGGGCGCCTTGAGACCCTTCTCCTTGAGCAGCTTGGCGTTCGACATGAAGATGAGCGTGTTCTTGCTGACGGCGGTGTAGTACCCGTCCCTGTCCTTCAGCTCCGCGGGGATTTTCTCGGCAGTCGCCGCCTTGTACGGCTCGATGATCCCGGCCTCTTTGGCGGCCGCGAAGCCGTCGCCGGGCGCGCCCCACATGACGTCGGCGCGCGGGTTGTTCTTCTCCGCCGTGGCGCGGGCGACCAGCTCACCCGTGGAGAGCCGGATGAAGTTGATCTGCACGCCCGTCTTTGCCGTGTAGGCCTTGAAGATCGGCTGGGAGAGCGACTCGGGCCACGCGGTGTAGACGTTGACGGTCTGGGCGAGCCCGGGCCCGGCGAAGACCAGCACCAGGAGCACCGAAGCGAAGAGTCGCAGCGTCGACACCATCGTCAATCCCTCCCCTCGTTGGACAGAGGCACGTTCTCGCGCGCCAGGTGGTCAACGGCTATCCCCTTTTCCGTGGCGATCCTGCCAGAGCGCGGGGGGCAGGTCAAACCGGAGGTTGAGGGCAAGGCGGCTGTCTACATGTCCCGGTCGGGACGTTTTACCGAGTCGGGAGTGCCGTCGCGCCCGCGATGAGAGCGCTGCCGTCAAGAGATCTTGTATAAGTCTGTCGATTCCCGTCTTCCGCCTCCAACCAGGCCTGGCACGCGATGTGCCTGAGACAACTCCTGGAGCGACGACACGAGACATGATGGAGGTGTTCACATGGCGGCGAAGAAATCTGGCAGACGGAGATACAGCCAAGGTGCGAGCAAGGACGTTGAGCGGGCGATGCGCCGACGGAAGCACGGCACGTTGCGGAGCGGCAAGGGCGGGAAAGGGGGCAAGGTGAAGAGTCGCGAGCAGGCGATTGCCATCGGACTATCGGAGGCTCGCAAGAAAGGGAAGAAGGTCCCGCGCAAGCCTGCGCGCCACTGAGGTGGCCGCTGAGGGAGGAACGCGATATGGCTGGTCAAGGACCCGAGCCCGACTTCGGGCAGAACAAGTGCCCCGACTGCGACACCCTCATGAAGCCTGTCAGCCTCCCCAAGGGGAAGAGCACGACGGGCAAAGAGCTCGAGTGCCCGAAGTGTGGGCGCCGACTCGCCCCGACGAGTCGCTGACCGCGTCGGACACTCTGTCGCAATTAGGAGTCTGTCCAAGTAACTTCCATGCCCTCGCGAGCATGAATGGTCCGCTTCGAGCGCCGGCTTCGCCGGCGCAATTTGTTCGGGGGGAGGATTCGGAAGGGGGGCGGAGCCCCCCTCCGAGTCACCTAGCGCGGGGCGGTGAGAGAGCCGGAATGAACCGCCCGGATCTCCACCTCGATGCCGTCGGACAGGGCGAGCATCTGCAGGCCGTCGCGCGAGAGCTCGGCGCGGCGCATGGTTCCGGCTACGATGCTCGTGACCCACGCGCGCAGGGGCGCGCCCTGGGGATTCACGACCTCGACCACCGCCTGTAACCCAACCCCCAGCCGCGCCGCCGTGTCCGCGTCGAGGCGGATCGCGCGGCCGCGTTCCTCGTCGAGATCACGGCCGATGCCGAGGCGAACGCGTATGCGGGCTTCACGAAGCGACACGCGCAGGGCGGCACTCGCGGCGGCATCGATTCCGCCCTCGCGGGAGACCACACCGTAGCTCGCCTCCGCGGCCGCCGGGGTGACGTAGCCCTCGGCGAGGTCGCGGGCGACCGACTCCAGGTCGCGGTCGAGCGGATCGCCGAAGCCCCCG
Coding sequences within it:
- a CDS encoding iron ABC transporter permease, encoding MNGQAARDPVILPTVIVVWAMVLLFVLYPLSRLLFLTFWNEGPSLDAVRGLLSDWTHRRALVNSLLLAALVGVAGTALGFAFALLAVRGRVPTWLGRALDAVVLLPLISPPFTAAIALIFALGPRGIISYHVFGLTTVNIYGLSGTFLSETLTYFPVAYLTLKAVIANIDPNLEDSAFSLGARRWRVFRTVTVPLATPGIANAFLLVSAASLADFATPLILAGTRFPVLPTQAFLQITGLYDMRGGAALCFLLLVPALAIFAGQRLWVERRGGSYVTVTGKVGAATRVKSLSPLAITGLGVLCGAVALFVLVCYALIAAASLMKGLGADHHLSFAHYAHVFSGGLKAVRDTLIIAVLCMPIGGLFAVVLGFLVARTQFPGRRALEFAAMMNYALPGTIVGIGYLVAFNDPPLAFTGTAFILVVCYVFRYSLAGTRATTAVLAQIDPSIEEASSSLGARRDVTFRRVVLPLVRPALLAGMTVLFIRAMTAISATIFLVSLSWSLVTVRILEGITNLELGQASAFSMLVIALVYLAVVLASLAMRRLNAGSLGQAGSLLGG
- a CDS encoding ABC transporter substrate-binding protein, whose protein sequence is MVSTLRLFASVLLVLVFAGPGLAQTVNVYTAWPESLSQPIFKAYTAKTGVQINFIRLSTGELVARATAEKNNPRADVMWGAPGDGFAAAKEAGIIEPYKAATAEKIPAELKDRDGYYTAVSKNTLIFMSNAKLLKEKGLKAPTSWNDLLDPAFKGQIQTADARTSGTALTRILSIYYAFGKDEEKTVDYQKKLHKNVQVYTKSGGGCTVPASLGQTTVCIAHMPDAMEAKKKGYGVVVTFPKEGVAAVIEGVALVKGAKNREAAVKFIEWTFSKEMQDLLDKNNVYMLPTLPGASIDADVQALMKEAKLLPVDLEWVGKNRKRLVERWINEVIRD
- a CDS encoding DUF6496 domain-containing protein — translated: MAAKKSGRRRYSQGASKDVERAMRRRKHGTLRSGKGGKGGKVKSREQAIAIGLSEARKKGKKVPRKPARH